The Engystomops pustulosus chromosome 2, aEngPut4.maternal, whole genome shotgun sequence genomic interval AATCCTAGGCTGAGCGATGACCCAGAGTCTACACAGGCAGAATCGTCACTACGAAGGTATCTGCTCACCAGTGATGGACATCCAACAAGGATGGAGATGGCCCAGATGGTGCAGCAGGTCCCGATACTGCAGGAGCGTGTCCTGAGTGGGTGCATCTTCTTTCCTTTTATCACAGCAACGTATCGGTCCACGCTCATGATGGCCATTAGCAAGGAGCTTGCACAACGAGTGACAGCTATGACAAACACGCTACCTTTACAGAGATGTAGCCCAAAGGGCCAGTATCCTCCTTGCGCCAAGGAAGAAGCCCATAGAGGCAACAGCAGGACGAAGAGGAGGTCAGAGACGGCAAGGTTCAGGATAAAAATGTCCGCACGACGGGAGCTACGCTTGGAGACCACAGTGATCACCACCACATTGCCCAAGAACCCAACAAGGAAAAAGATAGAGTAGAGAGTGGGCAGGATCCACCGGGCATGGGGAAACTCTGCTGTGCTATTCCCATAATCATAGTCCCGATGGTCATCGAAGCCATTGTAGCCATTGTAGACATCCATCCAGGACTCAGTGGACATCTTGTCAGGTGATGAGTGATGGTACATCGATATAACGTAACACGTGTGGCACACTATGGGCTTTTTATCTGATGGGTGAGGGTGTGTATGGGTGAGGGTAtgtgtgtgccttcctgtgcctacacccccccccccaaccaatcACTCACTACTAACCAAAACCTACAGCTGCAGCCAACAAAACCATCCCGAGTGCATTATCGAAATGTTTTTGTTACTAtttaacctattttttttttatagataacatTCCTATATTATGAGAAGTAATTAACACAAATTTATTCACTTTAATGAGTAAAAACAGGATTTTTACatcttgttattattattaatttttttatatgatgtatta includes:
- the LOC140117022 gene encoding probable G-protein coupled receptor 25; translation: MSTESWMDVYNGYNGFDDHRDYDYGNSTAEFPHARWILPTLYSIFFLVGFLGNVVVITVVSKRSSRRADIFILNLAVSDLLFVLLLPLWASSLAQGGYWPFGLHLCKGSVFVIAVTRCASSLLMAIMSVDRYVAVIKGKKMHPLRTRSCSIGTCCTIWAISILVGCPSLVSRYLRSDDSACVDSGSSLSLGFKMVVIFLTFVLPFTVVLFCYCNMAKYLWHYFGKQVRAMGRTRKPRREHRWLCVVSCVVGAFCFSWLPYNTLNSVIVICQLMNDTTCSTDEAMNQAWSAAAALVFANSCSNPLIYALLDAGFRRRAKLSIPELFFTCRSMWTIPRCSVPSTSVSIDSTSTYTGP